One window of the Pyrus communis chromosome 17, drPyrComm1.1, whole genome shotgun sequence genome contains the following:
- the LOC137721655 gene encoding protein ECERIFERUM 26-like codes for MVLASPKNLVYGIKLSSVGPARVTGSDVVHNPSGMDLAMKLHYLRGVYFFDSQAAQGLTTNRIKEAMFTWLCVSYRACGRFRRSESGRPYLQCNDCGVRYLEAQCDKTIDEWLGLDWSLQKLLASNQIIGPELFFSPVVLFQVTHFKCGGISLGLSWSHVLGDAFAASDFINGLGQVMSDLEPSRLPNYAQPNTNVQQKLAKNPSPQPLSIRHVDSVGDYWISPDNCKMETFSFPLTATQLNNLQVKILGPIQSDQIPIFELICALIWKCIATVREGPQPKLVTICKNDTNKRTEGECSNGQTISTVEADFRVSDMDPKELANLLAKQAGQNEKTRIEEAIENENGVADFVMYGANLTFVNWEDVDFYGLEVKGHKPVCVHYNIQGVGDEGAVLLLPAGAKEFGDGGRVVSVILPEKEVFGVKSELRKNDLLFGNELE; via the exons ATGGTCTTAGCCAGTCCAAAAAACTTGGTCTATGGCATCAAGCTTTCATCAGTCGGGCCAGCCAGGGTTACCGGTTCGGACGTGGTTCATAACCCGAGTGGCATGGACTTGGCTATGAAGCTTCACTACCTTAGAGGAGTCTACTTCTTTGATAGCCAGGCGGCTCAAGGCCTGACCACTAACCGCATAAAGGAAGCTATGTTCACATGGTTATGTGTCAGCTACCGAGCATGCGGCCGGTTTCGGAGATCCGAATCCGGCCGGCCCTATCTGCAGTGTAACGATTGCGGTGTGAGGTATCTTGAAGCGCAGTGTGATAAAACCATCGATGAATGGCTTGGGTTGGACTGGTCTCTTCAGAAGCTGCTTGCTTCTAACCAAATCATTGGCCCTGAACTATTCTTCTCTCCAGTTGTTCTCTTCCAg GTTACTCATTTCAAATGTGGAGGAATATCATTAGGCCTCAGCTGGTCCCATGTCCTCGGAGATGCATTTGCAGCATCAGATTTCATCAACGGCTTAGGGCAAGTCATGTCTGATCTGGAGCCCAGCAGGCTACCAAATTATGCACAACCGAACACAAATGTTCAACAAAAACTTGCAAAAAATCCATCACCACAACCACTCTCCATCAGACACGTGGACTCGGTTGGTGACTATTGGATAAGTCCCGATAACTGCAAGATGGAAACATTCTCGTTCCCTCTAACTGCCACGCAGCTAAACAACTTGCAAGTCAAGATATTAGGTCCAATTCAAAGTGACCAAATTCCAATTTTTGAACTTATTTGTGCCCTAATTTGGAAATGCATAGCCACAGTTAGAGAAGGGCCACAACCAAAATTGGTGACAATTTGCAAAAATGACACAAATAAGAGAACAGAAGGTGAATGCAGCAACGGTCAGACAATAAGCACAGTTGAGGCAGATTTTAGGGTTTCGGATATGGATCCAAAAGAACTAGCAAACTTGCTAGCCAAGCAAGCCGGCCAGAACGAGAAAACACGAATTGAAGAGGCCATAGAGAATGAGAATGGAGTAGCTGATTTTGTTATGTATGGAGCCAACTTGACGTTTGTGAACTGGGAAGATGTCGATTTTTATGGGTTGGAAGTGAAGGGACATAAGCCGGTTTGCGTGCATTATAACATACAAGGTGTTGGTGATGAAGGAGCAGTTTTGTTGCTGCCTGCTGGGGCTAAAGAGTTTGGTGATGGAGGAAGAGTGGTGAGTGTTATTCTGCCAGAGAAAGAAGTGTTTGGGGTCAAATCTGAGTTGAGGAAAAATGATCTGCTGTTTGGTAATGAGCTTGAATGA
- the LOC137721864 gene encoding uncharacterized protein — protein sequence MSRCFPFPPPGYEKKTRTDDVDLLKKEKHREKKHKKEKKDKEKRESKDKSEGKHREKKDKKEKKRDKKKDKEKDRDPVKDKTSTADEKRVPGKTEGHGEERYIQKEYKGNCFDKRSAGQIGCHQAEKLSQYCHLAEQNQNSVLVELGRSKDEARAIGNHLVGKITESDRKKDEGMVRLLAEGTDILAEVKEKNKDRRVDDRRTDGQEVRGAAQISGNTMVQNLIGVVEPKVEGLSRPLASNMDRDIDGKEKAKEKEGDDKRGEKRKEKDREKKKQGRDKDKDKEKKKEAKAKEKNESKNAEPDKEKKKEEKAKEKNETKNAEPDKLRKSDKEDHIDSRSVKTSQLSKDSNKSAGADGNLKKRRDIQMNGVVHANDIRPSKLSRPSSSSRSLPVNGRTLESCQTSIPSIPYVSDRLGAANNVKVDVKDSKINGIVEAPSLAVSTAKPTSTATQVVPVAEACMRPPHPDSRYLSHVYLVPKLDEVPDHDDQDWLFGCSDAQSKKPKVVSPGFEETPEVWSEVLRIESVDVHALPYVIPY from the exons GAGAAGCACAGAGAAAAGAagcataaaaaggaaaagaaggacaaagagaagagggagagTAAAGATAAAAGTGAAGGAAAGCATCGGGAAAAGAAAgacaagaaggaaaaaaagagagacaaaAAGAAGGATAAGGAGAAAGATAGGGACCCGGTTAAGGACAAAACAAGTACTGCAGACGAGAAGAGAGTTCCAGGAAAGACCGAGGGTCATGGTGAAGAGAGATACATTCAGAAAGAGTACAAGGGCAACTGTTTTGACAAGAGATCTGCAGGGCAAATTGGATGTCATCAGGCAGAGAAACTCAGTCAGTACTGTCATCTGGCTGAGCAAAACCAGAATTCTGTATTGGTGGAGTTGGGTAGGAGTAAAGATGAGGCCAGGGCAATCGGTAACCATCTGGTTGGGAAGATTACTGAATCAGACCGAAAGAAGGATGAGGGGATGGTCAGATTGCTGGCCGAGGGTACTGACATTTTGGCTGAAGTTAAGGAAAAGAACAAGGACAGGAGAGTTGATGACAGAAGGACAGATGGGCAAGAAGTCAGGGGTGCAGCACAGATTAGTGGGAACACGATGGTTCAGAACCTTATTGGTGTGGTTGAACCTAAAGTTGAAGGACTTTCCAGACCATTGGCAAGCAACATGGATAGAGACATTGATGGAAAAGAAAAGGCCAAAGAGAAGGAAGGTGACGATAAACGAGGAGAAAAACGCAAGGAAAAAgatagagagaagaaaaaacaagggagagacaaggacaaagataaagagaagaaaaaggaagcgAAAGCAAAGGAGAAAAATGAATCTAAGAATGCAGAGCCagacaaagagaagaaaaaggaagagaaagcAAAGGAGAAAAATGAAACTAAGAATGCTGAGCCTGATAAATTAAGAAAGAGCGATAAAGAGGATCACATAGATTCCCGTAGTGTCAAAACCTCCCAACTTTCTAAGGACAGCAACAAAAGTGCTGGTGCTGATGGAAATCTGAAGAAAAGAAGGGACATACAGATGAATGGAGTTGTGCATG CCAATGATATTAGGCCCAGTAAACTGTCGAGACCCTCCTCTTCCTCTCGTTCATTGCCTGTAAATGGGAGAACACTGGAATCTTGCCAAACTTCCATCCCTTCCATCCCATATGTTTCAGATAGGCTGGGTGCTGCAAATAACGTTAAGGTGGACGTTAAGGACAGCAAGATAAATGGCATTGTTGAAGCTCCGTCATTGGCTGTCTCCACTGCAAAGCCGACATCTACAGCTACACAGGTTGTTCCTGTTGCTGAAGCATGCATGAGACCACCCCATCCGGATTCCAGATATCTAAGCCATGTTTATTTGGTTCCAAAGTTGGACGAAGTGCCTGATCATGACGATCAAGATTGGTTGTTTGGGTGCAGTGATGCCCAATCAAAGAAACCCAAGGTGGTATCTCCAGGGTTCGAGGAGACACCTGAGGTATGGTCAGAGGTTCTGCGGATAGAGTCCGTTGATGTTCATGCCCTGCCGTATGTCATTCCATATTAA